TTACGTGTCTTACGGGTCAGCTCAGTTTGTGTTTCTGGTATGTCCTGACCTTTTCCTCCTTGTTTCCCAGGTGCTGTCAAACGCATGATGAGTGCTATGAGCAGGCACAGAAACTAGCGGCATGCAAATTCCTTGTGGACAACCCCTACACGAAGTCGTACAAGTTCAGCTGCTCCCAAGGGCAGATCACATGTAGCAGTACGTCCGCTTCAAACCCCTCTGCTTCAAACGTTACTGCGGTCtctcttttgatggaacggggcTGTTACACTCCATGGAAGGCGCTGTGCAAGTCCCTGCAGTGGGGCTGATGTTAGAAAAAGGGCACCTCACACAGGCACTGGAGTGAATATTCTCCATACAGCACACAATTTGAAGTTTATGGAAGATACCTGATATCACAGTACACAGGGAAGTCTGTCCCCTCTTTAGGGGACTGAGTCCCTGGGGTACTTTAATGGAATCCCTCTAATGGGAGTATTTAAGAGATCAGCACGCAGCGTTGCAGATTCTGCTGGGCATCTCCAACATACGGTGGAGTTTTATAGGACTCTGTTTGTGGCAGATAGGCTGGCAAACAGCACCACAGGGGAGGGGGGAGCCAGGAGGTTCCTGGGCCAGAGCACAGAGCTCTGGGGCCAGCGGGTCTGTGGGAAGCGGCACGTACACCCCAAAATGACGGCAGCAGCAAAACGGCTGTGCCCTGGCAGCAGAAACGCCTGCCCGAGTCACGGCCGTGCCCGGCCGAGGAGCGGCGGCTCTGACcgctcctgctctctcctccagGCAGCAACAACGAGTGTGCCGCGTTCATCTGCAACTGCGACCGCACCGCGGCCATGTGCTTCGCCCAGGCGCCCTACAACCCCGCTCACAACAGGCTGGACACCAAGAAATACTGCAGCTAGCCCTCCTCCCGCCGCAGGAGCGGGAGCCCTGTCAGCAATAAACGTCTTTGCAACGACCGAGCGGCTCCGGCTGCGCTGAGGAGACGGGGTGAGCGGGGCGGGAacggaggccacgccccctccgccaACGGGCCATTGTGGCGCGTGCGGCGCCCCCATGCTCTGTGATTGGCCTCCGGGAGTGGGCGCGAGCAGGTGCGGCGCGCGGGAAGCCCCGCCCTCTCGCCcgcgggggcggccccgccctGTCCTTCAGGTGCTGCGGGAGCTGC
This DNA window, taken from Patagioenas fasciata isolate bPatFas1 chromosome 17, bPatFas1.hap1, whole genome shotgun sequence, encodes the following:
- the PLA2G1B gene encoding phospholipase A2, with protein sequence MESLVLLFLLSVGAASTAVSPRAVWQFRSMIKCTIPDSYPLLQFSDYGCYCGLGGSGTPVDELDRCCQTHDECYEQAQKLAACKFLVDNPYTKSYKFSCSQGQITCSSSNNECAAFICNCDRTAAMCFAQAPYNPAHNRLDTKKYCS